A window of Choloepus didactylus isolate mChoDid1 chromosome 21, mChoDid1.pri, whole genome shotgun sequence contains these coding sequences:
- the LOC119517242 gene encoding LOW QUALITY PROTEIN: serine/threonine-protein phosphatase 2A 55 kDa regulatory subunit B alpha isoform-like (The sequence of the model RefSeq protein was modified relative to this genomic sequence to represent the inferred CDS: inserted 1 base in 1 codon; deleted 1 base in 1 codon): MHLEACRQGAPARGKCRTKGEKQLLAGEWQAWGCNFCFASCTLVIQGSMILPMRAVASSVQLTSDPAQWGPTGALDQRRWCFSQVKGAVDDDVAEADRISTVEFNHSGELPATGDKGGRVVIFQQEQENKIRSHSRGEYTVYSPFQSHEPEFDYVKSLEIEEKIHKIRWLPQKNAAQFLLSTNDKAIKLWTISERDKRSEGYSLKEEDGRYRDXTTITTHRVPVFRPTDLMVEASPWRIFANAHTYHVNAISINSDYETYSSADDLQINLGHLEITDRSFNTVDINSANIEELTQVIMAAEFHPNSCNIFAYSSSKGTIRLCDMRASALCHRHSKLFEEPEDPSNRSFFSEIISSIFDVKFSHSGQYMMTRNSLSVKIWDLNMENRPVETYQVHEYLRSKLCSLYENDCIFSKFECCWNGSDSVVRTGSYNNFFRTFDRNTKRDITLEASRKNNKLCTFLKPHKVCASGKQKKDEISVDSLDFNKKIHHTAWHPKENTIAVATTNNLYIF; this comes from the exons ATGCATTTGGAGGCCTGCAGGCAGGGAGCACCTGCCCGTGGAAAATGCCGGACCAAGGGCGAGAAGCAGCTGCTGGCCGGTGAATGGCAAGCCTGGGGCTGCAACTTCTGCTTTGCCAG CTGTACCCTGGTGATACAGGGCAGT ATGATTCTCCCCATGAGAGCCGTGGCTTCCTCTGTCCAGTTGACCTCTGACCCAGCCCAGTGGGGGCCCACCGGGGCACTGGACCAGCGCCGG TGGTGTTTTTCTCAGGTGAAAGGAGCAGTAGATGATGATGTAGCAGAAGCAGATAGAATTTCCACAGTAGAATTCAATCATTCTGGAGAATTACCGGCAACAGGGGATAAAGGTGGTAGAGTTGTCATCTTTCAACAGGAGCAGGAGAACAAAATCCGTTCTCATAGCAGAGGAGAATATACTGTTTATAGCCCCTTCCAGAGCCATGAACCAGAGTTTGACTACGTGAAAAGTttagaaatagaagagaagatCCACAAAATTAGGTGGTTGCCCCAGAAAAATGCAGCTCAGTTTTTATTGTCTACCAATGATAAAGCAATAAAATTATGGACAATCAGTGAAAGGGACAAAAGATCAGAAGGCTATAGCTTGAAAGAGGAAGATGGAAGGTATAGAG CTACTACAATTACTACACATCGGGTACCAGTCTTTAGGCCCACGGATCTAATGGTTGAAGCCAGTCCATGGAGAATTTTTGCCAATGCTCATACATATCACGTCAACGCTATTTCTATAAATAGTGATTATGAAACATATTCATCTGCAGACGATTTGCAGATTAATCTTGGGCATCTGGAAATTACAGACAGAAGTTTTAATACTGTGGATATCAATTCTGCCAATATAGAAGAACTGACACAGGTGAttatggcagcagaattccaTCCAAACAGCTGTAACATATTTGCATACAGCAGCAGTAAAGGAACTATTAGGTTATGTGACATGAGGGCATCTGCCCTCTGTCATAGACATTCTAAACTGTTTGAAGAACCTGAAGATCCCAGTAACaggtca tttttttctgaaatcatCTCCTCTATTTTTGATGTAAAATTCAGCCATAGTGGTCAATATATGATGACTAGAAACTCTTTGTCAGTCAAAATTTGGGACTTAAATATGGAAAACAGGCCTGTGGAAACCTATCAGGTTCATGAATACCTCAGAAGTAAACTGTGTTCACTGTATGAAAATGACTGCATATTTAGCAAATTTGAATGTTGTTGGAATGGATCTGACAGTGTTGTTAGAACTGGATCTTACAATAATTTCTTCAGAACATTTGACAGGAACACAAAGCGAGATATAACCCTAGAAGCATCGcggaaaaataataaactttgcACATTTTTGAAGCCACACAAAGTCTGTGCAAGTGGCAagcaaaagaaagatgaaataagTGTTGACAGCCTAGACTTCAACAAGAAAATACACCATACAGCCTGGCACCCGAAGGAAAATACCATTGCTGTAGCAACTACAAacaatctgtatatattttaa